A single genomic interval of Antechinus flavipes isolate AdamAnt ecotype Samford, QLD, Australia chromosome 1, AdamAnt_v2, whole genome shotgun sequence harbors:
- the ZNF598 gene encoding E3 ubiquitin-protein ligase ZNF598 isoform X3 yields MAASAGSAAPGRPGRSRAAAAAAPPERGGGSCVLCCGELEATALGKCDHPVCFRCSTKMRVLCEQRYCAVCREELRQIFTYERKWYSRKDLARHRIHGDPDDTSHRGHPLCKFCDERYLDNDELLKHLRRDHYFCHFCDSDGAQEYYSDYEYLREHFREKHFLCEEGRCNTEQFTHAFRTEIDYKAHKTSCHSRSRAEARQNRQIDLQFSYAPRHTRRGEGVVGGDDYEEVDRHNRQSRGNRPGGRGAQQNRRGSWRYKREEEDRDVAAAVRASVAARRQEEKKWVEDKEDGSRAKKDEGKDLEETRSSRRAPKPSAETSAPKEATANGPASQEDFVSFSSAAGGALQSSLQPASVKLKEEDFPSLSSSSAPTVSSGMSLTYTVTAKKTSAFQEEDFPALVSKMRPSKAVSSITSAWNNSSGKSVVRPAAPVQASCSQLPKKPPLVTKGGGKASKKNNKPVVSDDEDDSVGLTPQEFRNAPTMFDVSSLLAASSSQAFIKVSKKKKMGGEKQSSASPPPQPPVSEVAAKPAWREKAPSPEYGVAPVATANGSEKPTAIVNGHSEKAAVGSVPKEPPGLTKPPVTNQCPLPQEDFPALCSAGPPRMQPPPGFNSVVLLKSPPPPPGLSPPISKPPPGFTVIPPNSISEPISTSIKEQGPCQGTYLIPENFQQRNIQLIQSIKEFLQSDESRFNKFKSHSGQFRQGRISAAQYYKSCRELLGENFKKIFSELLVLLPDTAKQQELLSAHNDFRVQEKQGAPKSRKKKSAWPASTPSELDCCICPICQQVLTQDDLGTHRALHIEDEEFPSLQAISRIIS; encoded by the exons ATCTTTACCTATGAACGCAAATGGTATTCCCGCAAGGACCTTGCCCGCCATCGAATCCATGGAGACCCAGATGACACATCCCACCGGGGACATCCTCTATGTAAATTTTGTGATGAGCGTTATTTGGATAATGATGAGCTCCTGAAACACCTGAGGAGAGACCACTATTTCTGCCATTTCTGTGACTCTGATGGCGCTCAAGAATATTACAG tGACTATGAATACCTTCGGGAACATTTCCGTGAGAAGCACTTTCTCTGTGAGGAGGGAAGGTGCAATACTGAGCAGTTCACTCACGCCTTCCGTACAGAAATCGACTACAAGGCGCATAAGACTTCGTGCCACAGCAGGAGCAGAGCAGAGGCCAGGCAGAACCGGCAGATTGACCTGCAGTTTAGCTATGCTCCGAGACACACTCGGAGGGGTGAGG GTGTCGTTGGTGGGGATGACTATGAAGAAGTGGACAGGCATAACAGACAGAGTCGGGGCAACAGGCCAGGAGGCCGTGGAGCTCAGCAGAACCGCCGAGGAAGCTGGAGGTATAAGAG GGAAGAAGAAGACAGAGATGTAGCAGCTGCAGTGAGGGCATCAGTAGCTGCACGtaggcaagaagaaaagaaatgggttGAAGATAAAGAAGATGGCAGCAGAGCGAAGAAGGATGAGGGGAAGGACTTGGAAGAAACTCGGAGCTCAAGAAGAGCCCCCAAGCCTTCTGCTGAGACCTCAG CTCCCAAAGAGGCCACTGCTAATGGTCCTGCAAGCCAAGAGGACTTTGTGTCGTTTAGTTCGGCAGCAGGGGGAGCTCTGCAGAG TTCCCTCCAGCCAGCTTCAGTCAAACTTAAAGAAGAAGACTTCCCAAGCCTTTCCTCTTCCTCAGCTCCCACTGTCTCCTCGGGGATGTCACTCACCTATACAGTCACTGCCAAGAAGACCTCAGCCTTCCAAGAGGAGGACTTCCCAGCTCTGGTGTCAAAAATGAGGCCCAGCAAAGCTGTGTCCAGCATCACTTCGGCCTGGAACAACAGCTCCGGTAAGAGCGTCGTCCGCCCGGCGGCGCCCGTCCAGGCTAGTTGCAGCCAGCTCCCAAAGAAACCTCCTTTGGTCACCAAAGGAGGCGGCAAAGCCAGCAAGAAGAATAACAAACCCGTGGTCTCTGACGATGAGGATGACAGCGTCGGGCTCACCCCCCAGGAGTTCCGCAATGCACCCACCATGTTTGATGTCTCCTCCTTGCTGGCCGCGTCTTCCTCACAGGCTTTTATAAAAGTGAGCAAGAAGAAGAAGATGGGGGGGGAGAAGCAGAGCTCGGCCTCACCCCCGCCCCAGCCGCCAGTGTCGGAGGTGGCTGCCAAGCCAGCTTGGCGAGAAAAAGCTCCTAGCCCTGAATACGGAGTGGCTCCTGTGGCCACCGCTAATGGGTCAGAGAAGCCTACAGCCATTGTGAATGGACATTCGGAGAAGGCAGCCGTTGGCAGTGTCCCCAAAGAGCCTCCGGGGCTCACAAAGCCACCAGTGACTAACCAGTGTCCTTTACCTCAGGAAGACTTCCCAGCTCTCTGCAGCGCGGGGCCTCCCCGAATGCAGCCTCCACCAG GCTTTAACTCTGTGGTGCTATTAAAGAGCCCCCCGCCACCTCCAGGACTGTCGCCACCCATTAGCAAGCCCCCTCCGGGCTTTACCGTCATCCCACCCAACAGCATCTCAGAGCCCATCTCCACCTCCATTAAAGA GCAAGGTCCCTGCCAAGGAACTTATTTGATACCTGAGAATTTCCAACAAAGGAACATCCAGCTCATCCAATCCATAAAGGAGTTCCTTCAGAGTGACGAGTCCAGATTCAACAAATTTAAAAGCCATTCGGGGCAATTCCGACAG GGTCGTATTTCTGCAGCACAGTATTATAAGAGCTGCCGGGAACTTCTTGGGGAGAACTtcaaaaaaatcttcagtgagCTCCTGGTGCTCCTGCCTGACACAGCCAAGCAGCAGGAGCTGCTGTCAGCACATAATGATTTCCGGGTCCAGGAGAAGCAGGGGGCACCtaaatcaagaaagaagaagagtgCTTGGCCAGCTAGCACCCCTTCTGAACTGGACTGCTGCATCTGCCCTATTTGCCAGCAGGTGCTGACCCAGGATGACCTGGGCACCCACAGAGCCCTGCATATCGAAGATGAAGAGTTCCCTTCCTTGCAAGCCATCAGCAGAATTATCAGTTAG
- the ZNF598 gene encoding E3 ubiquitin-protein ligase ZNF598 isoform X1, which translates to MAASAGSAAPGRPGRSRAAAAAAPPERGGGSCVLCCGELEATALGKCDHPVCFRCSTKMRVLCEQRYCAVCREELRQVVFGKKLPAFATIPIHQLQYEKKYDIYFADGKVYALYRKLLQHECPLCPEQRPFSLFVDLEQHMRKQHELFCCKLCVKHLKIFTYERKWYSRKDLARHRIHGDPDDTSHRGHPLCKFCDERYLDNDELLKHLRRDHYFCHFCDSDGAQEYYSDYEYLREHFREKHFLCEEGRCNTEQFTHAFRTEIDYKAHKTSCHSRSRAEARQNRQIDLQFSYAPRHTRRGEGVVGGDDYEEVDRHNRQSRGNRPGGRGAQQNRRGSWRYKREEEDRDVAAAVRASVAARRQEEKKWVEDKEDGSRAKKDEGKDLEETRSSRRAPKPSAETSAPKEATANGPASQEDFVSFSSAAGGALQSSLQPASVKLKEEDFPSLSSSSAPTVSSGMSLTYTVTAKKTSAFQEEDFPALVSKMRPSKAVSSITSAWNNSSGKSVVRPAAPVQASCSQLPKKPPLVTKGGGKASKKNNKPVVSDDEDDSVGLTPQEFRNAPTMFDVSSLLAASSSQAFIKVSKKKKMGGEKQSSASPPPQPPVSEVAAKPAWREKAPSPEYGVAPVATANGSEKPTAIVNGHSEKAAVGSVPKEPPGLTKPPVTNQCPLPQEDFPALCSAGPPRMQPPPGFNSVVLLKSPPPPPGLSPPISKPPPGFTVIPPNSISEPISTSIKEQGPCQGTYLIPENFQQRNIQLIQSIKEFLQSDESRFNKFKSHSGQFRQGRISAAQYYKSCRELLGENFKKIFSELLVLLPDTAKQQELLSAHNDFRVQEKQGAPKSRKKKSAWPASTPSELDCCICPICQQVLTQDDLGTHRALHIEDEEFPSLQAISRIIS; encoded by the exons GTGGTCTTTGGAAAGAAGCTTCCAGCATTTGCAACAATTCCGATTCACCAGTTGCAGTACGAAAAAAAATATGACATCTATTTTGCTGATGGAAAGGTTTATGCTTTATACAG GAAGTTGCTCCAACATGAATGTCCCCTATGTCCAGAACAGCGACCTTTCAGCCTCTTTGTTGACTTAGAACAGCACATGAGGAAGCAGCATGAGCTTTTCTGCTGTAAGCTGTGTGTGAAACACCTAAAG ATCTTTACCTATGAACGCAAATGGTATTCCCGCAAGGACCTTGCCCGCCATCGAATCCATGGAGACCCAGATGACACATCCCACCGGGGACATCCTCTATGTAAATTTTGTGATGAGCGTTATTTGGATAATGATGAGCTCCTGAAACACCTGAGGAGAGACCACTATTTCTGCCATTTCTGTGACTCTGATGGCGCTCAAGAATATTACAG tGACTATGAATACCTTCGGGAACATTTCCGTGAGAAGCACTTTCTCTGTGAGGAGGGAAGGTGCAATACTGAGCAGTTCACTCACGCCTTCCGTACAGAAATCGACTACAAGGCGCATAAGACTTCGTGCCACAGCAGGAGCAGAGCAGAGGCCAGGCAGAACCGGCAGATTGACCTGCAGTTTAGCTATGCTCCGAGACACACTCGGAGGGGTGAGG GTGTCGTTGGTGGGGATGACTATGAAGAAGTGGACAGGCATAACAGACAGAGTCGGGGCAACAGGCCAGGAGGCCGTGGAGCTCAGCAGAACCGCCGAGGAAGCTGGAGGTATAAGAG GGAAGAAGAAGACAGAGATGTAGCAGCTGCAGTGAGGGCATCAGTAGCTGCACGtaggcaagaagaaaagaaatgggttGAAGATAAAGAAGATGGCAGCAGAGCGAAGAAGGATGAGGGGAAGGACTTGGAAGAAACTCGGAGCTCAAGAAGAGCCCCCAAGCCTTCTGCTGAGACCTCAG CTCCCAAAGAGGCCACTGCTAATGGTCCTGCAAGCCAAGAGGACTTTGTGTCGTTTAGTTCGGCAGCAGGGGGAGCTCTGCAGAG TTCCCTCCAGCCAGCTTCAGTCAAACTTAAAGAAGAAGACTTCCCAAGCCTTTCCTCTTCCTCAGCTCCCACTGTCTCCTCGGGGATGTCACTCACCTATACAGTCACTGCCAAGAAGACCTCAGCCTTCCAAGAGGAGGACTTCCCAGCTCTGGTGTCAAAAATGAGGCCCAGCAAAGCTGTGTCCAGCATCACTTCGGCCTGGAACAACAGCTCCGGTAAGAGCGTCGTCCGCCCGGCGGCGCCCGTCCAGGCTAGTTGCAGCCAGCTCCCAAAGAAACCTCCTTTGGTCACCAAAGGAGGCGGCAAAGCCAGCAAGAAGAATAACAAACCCGTGGTCTCTGACGATGAGGATGACAGCGTCGGGCTCACCCCCCAGGAGTTCCGCAATGCACCCACCATGTTTGATGTCTCCTCCTTGCTGGCCGCGTCTTCCTCACAGGCTTTTATAAAAGTGAGCAAGAAGAAGAAGATGGGGGGGGAGAAGCAGAGCTCGGCCTCACCCCCGCCCCAGCCGCCAGTGTCGGAGGTGGCTGCCAAGCCAGCTTGGCGAGAAAAAGCTCCTAGCCCTGAATACGGAGTGGCTCCTGTGGCCACCGCTAATGGGTCAGAGAAGCCTACAGCCATTGTGAATGGACATTCGGAGAAGGCAGCCGTTGGCAGTGTCCCCAAAGAGCCTCCGGGGCTCACAAAGCCACCAGTGACTAACCAGTGTCCTTTACCTCAGGAAGACTTCCCAGCTCTCTGCAGCGCGGGGCCTCCCCGAATGCAGCCTCCACCAG GCTTTAACTCTGTGGTGCTATTAAAGAGCCCCCCGCCACCTCCAGGACTGTCGCCACCCATTAGCAAGCCCCCTCCGGGCTTTACCGTCATCCCACCCAACAGCATCTCAGAGCCCATCTCCACCTCCATTAAAGA GCAAGGTCCCTGCCAAGGAACTTATTTGATACCTGAGAATTTCCAACAAAGGAACATCCAGCTCATCCAATCCATAAAGGAGTTCCTTCAGAGTGACGAGTCCAGATTCAACAAATTTAAAAGCCATTCGGGGCAATTCCGACAG GGTCGTATTTCTGCAGCACAGTATTATAAGAGCTGCCGGGAACTTCTTGGGGAGAACTtcaaaaaaatcttcagtgagCTCCTGGTGCTCCTGCCTGACACAGCCAAGCAGCAGGAGCTGCTGTCAGCACATAATGATTTCCGGGTCCAGGAGAAGCAGGGGGCACCtaaatcaagaaagaagaagagtgCTTGGCCAGCTAGCACCCCTTCTGAACTGGACTGCTGCATCTGCCCTATTTGCCAGCAGGTGCTGACCCAGGATGACCTGGGCACCCACAGAGCCCTGCATATCGAAGATGAAGAGTTCCCTTCCTTGCAAGCCATCAGCAGAATTATCAGTTAG
- the ZNF598 gene encoding E3 ubiquitin-protein ligase ZNF598 isoform X2, protein MAASAGSAAPGRPGRSRAAAAAAPPERGGGSCVLCCGELEATALGKCDHPVCFRCSTKMRVLCEQRYCAVCREELRQVVFGKKLPAFATIPIHQLQYEKKYDIYFADGKVYALYRKLLQHECPLCPEQRPFSLFVDLEQHMRKQHELFCCKLCVKHLKIFTYERKWYSRKDLARHRIHGDPDDTSHRGHPLCKFCDERYLDNDELLKHLRRDHYFCHFCDSDGAQEYYSDYEYLREHFREKHFLCEEGRCNTEQFTHAFRTEIDYKAHKTSCHSRSRAEARQNRQIDLQFSYAPRHTRRGEGVVGGDDYEEVDRHNRQSRGNRPGGRGAQQNRRGSWREEEDRDVAAAVRASVAARRQEEKKWVEDKEDGSRAKKDEGKDLEETRSSRRAPKPSAETSAPKEATANGPASQEDFVSFSSAAGGALQSSLQPASVKLKEEDFPSLSSSSAPTVSSGMSLTYTVTAKKTSAFQEEDFPALVSKMRPSKAVSSITSAWNNSSGKSVVRPAAPVQASCSQLPKKPPLVTKGGGKASKKNNKPVVSDDEDDSVGLTPQEFRNAPTMFDVSSLLAASSSQAFIKVSKKKKMGGEKQSSASPPPQPPVSEVAAKPAWREKAPSPEYGVAPVATANGSEKPTAIVNGHSEKAAVGSVPKEPPGLTKPPVTNQCPLPQEDFPALCSAGPPRMQPPPGFNSVVLLKSPPPPPGLSPPISKPPPGFTVIPPNSISEPISTSIKEQGPCQGTYLIPENFQQRNIQLIQSIKEFLQSDESRFNKFKSHSGQFRQGRISAAQYYKSCRELLGENFKKIFSELLVLLPDTAKQQELLSAHNDFRVQEKQGAPKSRKKKSAWPASTPSELDCCICPICQQVLTQDDLGTHRALHIEDEEFPSLQAISRIIS, encoded by the exons GTGGTCTTTGGAAAGAAGCTTCCAGCATTTGCAACAATTCCGATTCACCAGTTGCAGTACGAAAAAAAATATGACATCTATTTTGCTGATGGAAAGGTTTATGCTTTATACAG GAAGTTGCTCCAACATGAATGTCCCCTATGTCCAGAACAGCGACCTTTCAGCCTCTTTGTTGACTTAGAACAGCACATGAGGAAGCAGCATGAGCTTTTCTGCTGTAAGCTGTGTGTGAAACACCTAAAG ATCTTTACCTATGAACGCAAATGGTATTCCCGCAAGGACCTTGCCCGCCATCGAATCCATGGAGACCCAGATGACACATCCCACCGGGGACATCCTCTATGTAAATTTTGTGATGAGCGTTATTTGGATAATGATGAGCTCCTGAAACACCTGAGGAGAGACCACTATTTCTGCCATTTCTGTGACTCTGATGGCGCTCAAGAATATTACAG tGACTATGAATACCTTCGGGAACATTTCCGTGAGAAGCACTTTCTCTGTGAGGAGGGAAGGTGCAATACTGAGCAGTTCACTCACGCCTTCCGTACAGAAATCGACTACAAGGCGCATAAGACTTCGTGCCACAGCAGGAGCAGAGCAGAGGCCAGGCAGAACCGGCAGATTGACCTGCAGTTTAGCTATGCTCCGAGACACACTCGGAGGGGTGAGG GTGTCGTTGGTGGGGATGACTATGAAGAAGTGGACAGGCATAACAGACAGAGTCGGGGCAACAGGCCAGGAGGCCGTGGAGCTCAGCAGAACCGCCGAGGAAGCTGGAG GGAAGAAGAAGACAGAGATGTAGCAGCTGCAGTGAGGGCATCAGTAGCTGCACGtaggcaagaagaaaagaaatgggttGAAGATAAAGAAGATGGCAGCAGAGCGAAGAAGGATGAGGGGAAGGACTTGGAAGAAACTCGGAGCTCAAGAAGAGCCCCCAAGCCTTCTGCTGAGACCTCAG CTCCCAAAGAGGCCACTGCTAATGGTCCTGCAAGCCAAGAGGACTTTGTGTCGTTTAGTTCGGCAGCAGGGGGAGCTCTGCAGAG TTCCCTCCAGCCAGCTTCAGTCAAACTTAAAGAAGAAGACTTCCCAAGCCTTTCCTCTTCCTCAGCTCCCACTGTCTCCTCGGGGATGTCACTCACCTATACAGTCACTGCCAAGAAGACCTCAGCCTTCCAAGAGGAGGACTTCCCAGCTCTGGTGTCAAAAATGAGGCCCAGCAAAGCTGTGTCCAGCATCACTTCGGCCTGGAACAACAGCTCCGGTAAGAGCGTCGTCCGCCCGGCGGCGCCCGTCCAGGCTAGTTGCAGCCAGCTCCCAAAGAAACCTCCTTTGGTCACCAAAGGAGGCGGCAAAGCCAGCAAGAAGAATAACAAACCCGTGGTCTCTGACGATGAGGATGACAGCGTCGGGCTCACCCCCCAGGAGTTCCGCAATGCACCCACCATGTTTGATGTCTCCTCCTTGCTGGCCGCGTCTTCCTCACAGGCTTTTATAAAAGTGAGCAAGAAGAAGAAGATGGGGGGGGAGAAGCAGAGCTCGGCCTCACCCCCGCCCCAGCCGCCAGTGTCGGAGGTGGCTGCCAAGCCAGCTTGGCGAGAAAAAGCTCCTAGCCCTGAATACGGAGTGGCTCCTGTGGCCACCGCTAATGGGTCAGAGAAGCCTACAGCCATTGTGAATGGACATTCGGAGAAGGCAGCCGTTGGCAGTGTCCCCAAAGAGCCTCCGGGGCTCACAAAGCCACCAGTGACTAACCAGTGTCCTTTACCTCAGGAAGACTTCCCAGCTCTCTGCAGCGCGGGGCCTCCCCGAATGCAGCCTCCACCAG GCTTTAACTCTGTGGTGCTATTAAAGAGCCCCCCGCCACCTCCAGGACTGTCGCCACCCATTAGCAAGCCCCCTCCGGGCTTTACCGTCATCCCACCCAACAGCATCTCAGAGCCCATCTCCACCTCCATTAAAGA GCAAGGTCCCTGCCAAGGAACTTATTTGATACCTGAGAATTTCCAACAAAGGAACATCCAGCTCATCCAATCCATAAAGGAGTTCCTTCAGAGTGACGAGTCCAGATTCAACAAATTTAAAAGCCATTCGGGGCAATTCCGACAG GGTCGTATTTCTGCAGCACAGTATTATAAGAGCTGCCGGGAACTTCTTGGGGAGAACTtcaaaaaaatcttcagtgagCTCCTGGTGCTCCTGCCTGACACAGCCAAGCAGCAGGAGCTGCTGTCAGCACATAATGATTTCCGGGTCCAGGAGAAGCAGGGGGCACCtaaatcaagaaagaagaagagtgCTTGGCCAGCTAGCACCCCTTCTGAACTGGACTGCTGCATCTGCCCTATTTGCCAGCAGGTGCTGACCCAGGATGACCTGGGCACCCACAGAGCCCTGCATATCGAAGATGAAGAGTTCCCTTCCTTGCAAGCCATCAGCAGAATTATCAGTTAG